A genomic segment from Asterias amurensis chromosome 6, ASM3211899v1 encodes:
- the LOC139938891 gene encoding uncharacterized protein, with protein MGRPMGGVSPTSNTENDHWGDMEYMIVIAVLATVLFLVIIVCITKCICSKCCGRTFKITCEEFQAVSIDHMKVDEAEDITSRGYYNPRRGRDVPWITTTYSNRGFNGGFLHDPLPSGVSGSPPQFWELGDGNPQVRALDASSLTGGGQYTYTYDGHFGVRSDETPSPIPALTDGGMGPSFQADHQLQELVRAGMSQSETIMVGSKLVVFISREVNHLGDTLVLNEMGISLTIPPHAIDVGRTERISLILDWDLGDFPGMSDDQTIISPVVHCGPHGLKLNKPAMLSYRHCAYNINDVSIVASQTHLMQNKDWKEVCSKEDSIKPYTLFPNEVQVQVSHFTLYTCIAEGKTSPNKGIKKWMQLAVFGGKMRAKQHYEIRVYLLNNTPCALQFAVQNEAKNHFKMLCPRKEFLFHGDDQDMLATVQHVNEGWSHRLDDRQERVPFLNLWHGKCPHVSFIFKHENEHVRDIDVRLVLHQQGRETIESDKTCLKVLASMKSNSSSKRNFENIGNSNKAVINVFPSSKRRGSGKRRRYDSTSSVSSRSGSISSLSSDVSSSSNSSVPSSSDTSSDNTSNSSSDDELSKTTDQPTQQPCTQNMKIIINGDESPSPTDFLSQAGSPRTISHELCMELVLLLDPLATLGNDWRILASALELDSLIPLLKDTPAYKPTETLLEEVEHQCKGLQWLASVMIQARRLDAANAVMKYVNTNKTCAENES; from the coding sequence ATGGGTCGACCAATGGGTGGAGTATCACCAACATCAAACACAGAGAATGATCATTGGGGTGATATGGAATATATGATTGTAATAGCTGTTTTAGCAACTGTACTTTTCCTTGTCATCATCGTGTGTATTACTAAGTGTATTTGTTCAAAGTGTTGCGGTAGAACGTTTAAAATAACGTGCGAAGAATTTCAGGCGGTTTCGATTGATCACATGAAGGTCGACGAAGCCGAGGACATTACCTCTCGAGGATATTACAACCCCCGTAGAGGTCGAGACGTGCCGTGGATTACCACTACTTATAGTAACCGAGGTTTTAATGGGGGATTCCTGCATGACCCACTGCCGTCCGGCGTGTCAGGATCACCCCCGCAATTTTGGGAGCTAGGAGATGGGAACCCGCAGGTAAGAGCCCTGGATGCAAGCTCACTTACTGGGGGTGGCCAGTATACATACACATACGACGGCCATTTTGGAGTACGTAGTGATGAGACGCCATCGCCAATACCCGCTCTGACTGATGGAGGGATGGGGCCATCCTTCCAGGCGGACCATCAGCTACAGGAGTTGGTGAGAGCTGGAATGTCCCAGAGTGAAACCATCATGGTGGGGAGTAAACTTGTTGTTTTCATATCCCGCGAAGTGAACCATCTCGGTGACACGTTAGTACTGAATGAGATGGGTATCTCTCTGACGATCCCACCTCACGCCATCGATGTTGGACGCACCGAGCGCATCTCACTCATCCTGGACTGGGACTTGGGAGACTTTCCAGGCATGAGTGACGATCAGACAATCATCAGCCCCGTCGTGCACTGTGGGCCTCACGGACTCAAGCTGAACAAGCCTGCCATGCTGAGCTACAGACACTGTGCTTACAACATCAACGACGTTTCTATTGTGGCAAGTCAGACCCACCTCATGCAAAACAAGGACTGGAAGGAGGTTTGCTCTAAGGAGGACAGTATTAAACCGTACACACTTTTCCCGAATGAAGTGCAGGTTCAGGTGTCACATTTTACTCTTTATACCTGCATAGCTGAAGGGAAAACATCACCAAATAAAGGGATAAAAAAGTGGATGCAGTTGGCTGTGTTCGGTGGGAAGATGCGCGCCAAACAACACTACGAAATCCGCGTGTATTTACTGAACAACACCCCGTGCGCACTGCAATTTGCCGTACAAAATGAGGCGAAGAACCACTTCAAGATGTTGTGCCCCCGGAAGGAGTTCTTGTTCCATGGGGATGATCAGGACATGTTGGCCACCGTGCAACACGTCAACGAAGGGTGGTCACATCGGTTGGACGACCGGCAAGAACGTGTACCATTCCTCAACCTTTGGCATGGCAAGTGCCCCCATGTGTCTTTTATCTTCAAACACGAGAACGAGCACGTGCGGGACATAGATGTCAGACTGGTACTTCACCAGCAAGGCAGGGAAACAATTGAATCTGATAAGACGTGTTTAAAAGTCCTTGCCTCCATGAAATCTAACTCATCATCCAAGCGCAACTTTGAGAACATTGGAAACTCCAACAAGGCCGTCATCAATGTGTTTCCCTCGAGCAAGCGTAGAGGATCAGGAAAGAGAAGACGCTACGACAGCACCTCCAGCGTCAGCAGCAGGTCAGGAAGCATCAGCTCATTGTCTTCAGATGTTAGCTCATCCTCGAACTCATCAGTGCCTTCATCATCAGATACCTCATCAGACAACACATCAAACTCATCGTCAGATGACGAATTGTCTAAAACCACTGACCAACCCACGCAACAACCGTGCACGCAAAATATGAAGATAATCATAAACGGAGATGAATCCCCTTCTCCGACTGACTTCTTGAGTCAGGCTGGCTCTCCACGGACTATCTCTCACGAGCTCTGCATGGAGTTGGTGCTGCTCCTAGACCCATTGGCTACTCTGGGAAATGACTGGCGCATCCTCGCAAGTGCCTTGGAGTTAGACTCCTTGATACCACTCTTGAAGGACACTCCGGCTTACAAGCCCACGGAGACTCTGCTGGAGGAGGTGGAACATCAGTGCAAAGGTTTGCAGTGGTTAGCATCTGTCATGATCCAGGCACGGAGACTTGATGCTGCTAATGCTGTCATGAAGTATGTCAATACGAACAAAACGTGTGCTGAAAATGAATCGTGA